In a single window of the Gossypium hirsutum isolate 1008001.06 chromosome D02, Gossypium_hirsutum_v2.1, whole genome shotgun sequence genome:
- the LOC107910495 gene encoding protein SENSITIVE TO PROTON RHIZOTOXICITY 1 gives MDHRDRQSIEHQKKDPQQHPHPCFTNFTTHHQQQKWEDPSLLDYSTRIEPPFQAFNPNCQTKSSFPCNPNNQIKVPDPIMNELLQASKVQDWDPSAMLNNLSFLEQKIHQLQGLVHSIIGRGGQVLGQPDELVDQQQQLITAALTSIIVQLISTAGSLLPSVKHHTLCGAPPVASLAQFQPQNGGGNSVTELPNTVDVSSNSGEQQNHVMEEHEMKDEEDAEELGENLFPGTYEILQLEKEEILAPHTHFCTICGKGFKRDANLRMHMRGHGDEYKTPAALAKPNKESSSEPALIKRYSCPFAGCKRNKDHKKFQPLKTILCVKNHYKRSHCDKSYICSRCHTKKFSVIADLKTHEKHCGKDKWLCSCGTTFSRKDKLFGHIALFQGHTPAIPLDETKGPIAPSDPGDGSEATNVVGSMNFFNFGSENGVDVKCSLDDPAAYFSPLNFETCNFGGFHEFPRPASDDSETSLAFLLSGTCSYNNNNDVERS, from the coding sequence ATGGATCATAGAGACAGGCAATCTATTGAACATCAAAAGAAAGATCCTCAACAACACCCCCACCCATGTTTTACTAATTTCACAACTCACCATCAGCAGCAGAAATGGGAAGATCCTTCCCTATTAGATTACAGCACCAGGATTGAACCTCCTTTCCAGGCATTCAACCCAAACTGTCAAACCAAATCTTCATTTCCGTGTAACCCCAATAACCAAATCAAGGTCCCTGACCCTATTATGAATGAGTTGCTTCAAGCCAGCAAAGTCCAAGATTGGGATCCAAGTGCAATGCTAAACAATCTGTCATTCCTGGAGCAGAAGATCCATCAGCTTCAGGGTCTGGTGCATTCCATCATTGGGAGAGGGGGTCAAGTTTTGGGGCAACCAGATGAACTTGTAGATCAGCAACAGCAGCTCATCACTGCTGCTCTCACTTCGATTATAGTTCAGTTGATATCTACTGCTGGTAGTCTCCTTCCATCTGTTAAGCACCATACACTTTGTGGTGCACCACCCGTTGCATCTCTTGCACAGTTTCAGCCACAAAATGGTGGTGGGAACAGTGTCACTGAGTTGCCTAACACTGTTGATGTTAGTAGTAACAGTGGGGAGCAGCAGAATCATGTAATGGAGGAACATGAAATGAAAGATGAGGAAGATGCTGAGGAATTAGGGGAGAATCTTTTCCCAGGCACCTATGAGATATTGCAGTTAGAAAAGGAAGAAATCCTTGCACCCCATACTCATTTCTGCACTATATGTGGGAAAGGATTCAAAAGAGATGCCAATTTAAGGATGCACATGAGAGGGCATGGTGATGAGTACAAAACACCAGCAGCACTAGCTAAACCCAATAAAGAATCCAGTTCTGAACCAGCTCTTATAAAGAGATATTCATGCCCTTTTGCTGGTTGCAAGAGGAACAAGGATCACAAAAAGTTCCAGCCTCTGAAAACCATCTTATGTGTCAAAAACCATTACAAGAGATCCCACTGTGACAAGAGCTACATCTGCAGCAGGTGCCACACCAAGAAATTCTCAGTGATTGCTGATCTCAAAACTCATGAGAAGCATTGTGGTAAAGATAAATGGCTATGTTCGTGCGGCACCACGTTTTCGAGGAAAGATAAGCTGTTTGGTCACATAGCTCTTTTCCAGGGTCACACTCCAGCAATTCCCCTGGATGAAACTAAAGGACCCATTGCCCCATCTGACCCTGGAGATGGCAGTGAAGCAACAAATGTGGTCGGAAGCATGAATTTCTTCAACTTTGGTAGTGAAAATGGGGTGGATGTCAAATGCAGCCTTGATGATCCTGCTGCTTATTTCTCACCATTGAACTTTGAGACATGTAACTTTGGTGGGTTTCATGAGTTCCCTCGACCGGCATCCGATGATTCGGAGACTTCATTGGCATTTCTCCTTTCAGGAACGTGtagttacaataataataatgatgttgaGAGGTCTTGA
- the LOC107908366 gene encoding GRAS family protein RAM1 translates to MVMEDKDEEEEHLNLSLAIVTDPNEENSRKRKRKLLNVCNPLNPSHEGYFEGKIFKLLQVREEMLKLDHKRSKGLAENGKGLHLIHSLLIIATSVDKNNMNSALENLIQLYPTVTLMGDSVQRVVAHFADGLFARILTPKSPFYDMVMKEPTTEQQFLAFTSLYRVSPYYQFAHFTVNQAIIEAFEKDQETNNNRALHVIDFNVSYGFQWPSLIQSVSQSGKRVSLRLTGYGRSLEELQETEARLVSFAKGFCNLVFEFQGLLRSSSKLIINQREKKNETVAVNLVFHLSNFMEMSQTLKSVHSLKPSIVILVEQEGNPRVRNFLSRFMESLHYVAAMFDSLDDCLPQESTERLSIERNHLGKEIKAMINSENLDEENKGTWKNMMERHGFGGMKLSSKCLIQAKLLLKVRTHNYCPLPCEGENTNGGFRVFQRDEGKALSLGWQDRCLLTASAWQCV, encoded by the coding sequence ATGGTGATGGAAGATAAAGATGAAGAGGAGGAGCATTTGAATCTCAGCCTGGCCATTGTGACAGATCCTAATGAGGAAAACAGTAGAAAAAGGAAGAGAAAGTTACTTAATGTTTGCAACCCTCTGAACCCATCACATGAAGGGTATTTTGAAGGGAAGATATTTAAGCTTCTTCAAGTGAGGGAAGAGATGTTAAAGCTTGACCACAAGAGATCAAAAGGCTTGGCTGAAAACGGGAAAGGtcttcacttaatccattccttGCTCATCATTGCTACTTCAGTTGATAAAAACAATATGAACTCAGCCTTGGAGAATCTCATCCAACTCTATCCAACCGTGACATTAATGGGAGACTCAGTGCAACGAGTTGTTGCTCACTTTGCTGATGGTTTATTTGCTAGGATTTTAACCCCAAAATCCCCTTTTTACGACATGGTCATGAAGGAACCTACTACTGAACAACAGTTTCTAGCTTTCACCAGTCTTTATAGGGTCTCCCCTTATTACCAATTCGCTCATTTCACTGTTAACCAAGCCATCATCGAAGCTTTTGAGAAAGACCAAGAGACAAACAACAATAGAGCCTTGCATGTTATTGATTTTAACGTCTCTTATGGCTTTCAATGGCCTTCTCTCATCCAATCCGTTTCACAAAGTGGCAAAAGGGTATCCCTTCGACTTACAGGCTATGGCAGAAGCTTAGAAGAACTGCAAGAAACTGAGGCTCGATTAGTGAGCTTCGCCAAAGGGTTTTGCAACCTGGTCTTTGAATTCCAAGGCCTGTTGAGATCATCATCCAAGCTGATCATCAACCAAAGGGAAAAGAAGAATGAAACAGTTGCTGTGAATTTAGTTTTTCATTTGAGCAACTTTATGGAAATGTCCCAGACATTAAAATCAGTTCATTCACTTAAACCTTCTATTGTTATCCTAGTGGAGCAAGAAGGTAATCCAAGAGTAAGAAATTTCTTATCCAGATTCATGGAATCTTTGCATTACGTTGCTGCCATGTTTGATTCGTTGGATGATTGCCTCCCACAAGAGAGCACTGAGAGGCTAAGTATTGAGAGAAACCATCTGGGGAAAGAGATCAAAGCCATGATTAACAGTGAGAACTTAGATGAAGAAAATAAAGGAACATGGAAAAACATGATGGAAAGGCATGGATTTGGAGGGATGAAACTGAGCTCAAAGTGTTTGATACAAGCAAAACTTTTGTTGAAAGTTAGGACCCATAATTACTGCCCCCTTCCATGTGAAGGAGAGAATACTAATGGTGGGTTTAGAGTATTTCAAAGGGATGAAGGGAAGGCTCTTTCATTAGGGTGGCAAGATAGGTGCTTGCTAACAGCTTCTGCATGGCAATGTGTATGA
- the LOC107908044 gene encoding uncharacterized protein codes for MVVDLSPKVGVSWKDKLLRGKADGPSLNFGIINEEDLVFVEGDILRSTVNGIPTINFSDQIKDWLVKDMETNIVVKLLGRNMSYGVLHNRISNSWRPFQPTEFPIHGDPFNHFTLWMSKTVIIWLGSKTRMIMIWCWLKVMGFLYKRQVLEEIGSLISKVARLDIKIDSGIRGRFARMVVFVDLEKSFVLQIIVNGKVQRVEFESLPAVCFSCGCYGHIKDFCPSIVLDPNSIGGKSKPLFRSSRSLL; via the exons ATGGTGGTAGATCTGAGCCCGAAAGTTGGGGTCTCTTGGAAGGATAAGCTCCTGAGAGGGAAAGCGGATGGGCCATCGTTAAATTTTGGTATCATCAACGAAGAGGATTTGGTCTTTGTTGAGGGAGATATTTTGAGATCCACTGTAAATGGGATTCCAACCATCAATTTTTCTGACCAAATCAAGGATTGGCTTGTTAAGGACATGGAGACCAACATTGTCGTGAAGCTGTTGGGACGAAACATGAGTTATGGGGTATTACATAACCGAATTTCCAATTCATGGAGACCCTTTCAACCAACCGAATTTCCAATTCATGGAGACCCTTTCAACCATTTCACCTTATGGATGTCAAAAACGGTTATTATCTGGTTAGGTTCTAAAACAAGGATGATTATGATATGGTGTTGGCTCAAGGTCATGG GCTTCCTCTACAAGCGACAAGTTTTGGAAGAGATTGGTAGCTTGATAAGTAAAGTGGCCCGGTTGGACATTAAAATCGACAGTGGCATAAGGGGACGGTTTGCGAGGATGGTTGTTTTCGTTGATTTGGAGAAGTCGTTTGTCTTGCAAATCATTGTCAATGGAAAGGTCCAAAGGGTTGAGTTTGAATCTCTGCCAGCAGTTTGCTTCTCCTGTGGTTGTTATGGTCACATAAAGGACTTTTGCCCTTCCATTGTCCTAGATCCGAACTCTATTGGTGGCAAGAGCAAGCCCTTATTCCGATCATCGAGGAGTTTGCTCTAG